A single region of the Nicotiana sylvestris chromosome 6, ASM39365v2, whole genome shotgun sequence genome encodes:
- the LOC104249160 gene encoding uncharacterized protein codes for MVCAKETILLFSAMAIFGFFSTTLVDGTVYSVGDSAGWTGSNIDYHMWASTKTFQVGDTLGCHSLLLLFPLSLLSFWSSLLILLVSTISFHPFRAKGLSETTSLPSQIV; via the exons ATGGTTTGTGCAAAGGAAACCATTCTTCTCTTCTCGGCAATGGCTATATTTGGTTTCTTTAGCACAACTCTGGTCGACGGTACTGTGTACAGTGTTGGTGATTCCGCCGGTTGGACAGGCAGCAATATTGACTATCATATGTGGGCTTCTACTAAGACTTTCCAGGTTGGTGACACTCTTG GTTGTCATAGCTTGTTGCTACTATTTCCTTTGTCGTTATTATCTTTCTGGTCCTCTTTGTTGATATTGCTTGTTTCTACTATTTCTTTTCATCCTTTTCGAGccaagggtctatcggaaacaacctctctaccttctcag ATAGTGTGA
- the LOC104249161 gene encoding fatty-acid-binding protein 1 isoform X1, with protein MASLRFPFLFSEPQKPPCSTTPNGSSRSLSTAAAVAAGGSVVAAAGAIIAITQSPKNLFLENAMNFLLSNFSPSKNHSSPMWGSVSLADNSAPVTESRTGMSFPSILKESQRLLGIGLRKKAIFGLKNIDVYAFGVYADDGDVKKCLAQKHVGPSDSELKQKEELRDHLMENDIRMTVRLQIVYGRLSIGSVRSAFEESVGSRLLKFGGYDNKELLHRFTSQFKDDIKIPRGSIIELSRDHGYILHTTIDGKEVGSIQSKLLCRSILDLYIGDESFDQKAKEDVESNLASLLHK; from the exons ATGGCTTCTCTGCGTTTTCCCTTCTTGTTTTCTGAGCCCCAGAAGCCACCGTGTTCCACCACCCCAAATGGTTCATCTCGCTCCTTATCCACCGCCGCTGCCGTCGCCGCCGGAGGTTCAGTCGTGGCTGCTGCCGGAGCGATCATTGCCATCACTCAAAGTCCCAAAAATCTGTTTCTTGAAAATGCTATGAATTTTCTACTCTCCAACTTCTCACCTAGCAAAAATCATTCCTCGCCTATGTGGGGTTCTGTTTCTTTAGCTGATAACTCAGCTCCAGTCACTGAATCGAGGACTGGAATGTCATTTCCTTCAATTCTGAAAGAGTCCCAGCGACTCCTCGGAATTGGGCTGCGCAAAAAGGCAATTTTTGGGTTGAAAAATATTGATGTCTATGCTTTTG GTGTGTATGCTGATGATGGTGATGTGAAGAAGTGTCTGGCTCAGAAGCATGTCGGTCCCTCTGATTCTGAACTGAAGCAAAAGGAAGAGTTGAGGGATCATCTCATGGAAAATGATATACGCATGACTGTTAGGCTTCAGATAGTGTATGGGAGACTAAGCATTGGTTCTGTGCGTAGTGCTTTTGAAGAATCTGTTGGCAGCAGATTACTCAAGTTTGGGGGATATGATAACAAAGAATTGCTCCATAG GTTCACTTCCCAGTTTAAAGATGACATTAAAATACCTCGGGGATCTATCATAGAACTCTCCAGAGACCATGGCTACATACTTCACACAACAA ttgacGGAAAGGAAGTGGGAAGCATACAGAGCAAACTCTTATGCAGATCAATTCTGGACCTATATATTGGTGATGAGTCATTTGATCAGAAAGCCAAAGAAGATGTTGAGTCGAACTTGGCTTCTCTACTTCACAAGTAG
- the LOC104249161 gene encoding fatty-acid-binding protein 1 isoform X2 → MASLRFPFLFSQPQKPPCSTTANASSCSFSTAVVAGGSVVAAAGAIIAITQSPKNPFLENAMNFLLSNFSPSKNHSSPLWGSVSLADNPAPITESRTGMSFPSILKESQRLLGIGLRKKAIFGLKNIDYYAFGVYADDGDVKKCLAQKHVGPSDSELKQKEELRDHLMENDIRMTVRLQIVYGRLSIGSVRSAFEESVGSRLLKFGGYDNKELLHRFTSQFKDDIKIPRGSIIELSRDHGYILHTTIDGKEVGSIQSKLLCRSILDLYIGDESFDQKAKEDVESNLASLLHK, encoded by the exons ATGGCGTCTCTGCGTTTTCCGTTCTTGTTTTCTCAGCCCCAGAAGCCACCGTGTTCCACCACCGCAAATGCTTCATCTTGCTCCTTCTCCACCGCCGTGGTCGCCGGCGGTTCAGTCGTGGCTGCTGCCGGAGCGATCATTGCCATAACTCAAAGTCCCAAAAATCCGTTTCTTGAAAATGCTATGAATTTTCTACTCTCCAACTTCTCACCTAGCAAAAACCATTCCTCCCCTTTGTGGGGTTCTGTTTCTTTAGCTGATAATCCAGCTCCAATCACAGAATCGAGGACTGGAATGTCATTTCCGTCAATTCTGAAAGAGTCCCAGCGACTCCTTGGAATTGGGCTGCGCAAAAAGGCAATTTTTGGGTTGAAAAATATTGATTACTATGCTTTTG GTGTGTATGCTGATGATGGTGATGTGAAGAAGTGTCTGGCTCAGAAGCATGTCGGTCCCTCTGATTCTGAACTGAAGCAAAAGGAAGAGTTGAGGGATCATCTCATGGAAAATGATATACGCATGACTGTTAGGCTTCAGATAGTGTATGGGAGACTAAGCATTGGTTCTGTGCGTAGTGCTTTTGAAGAATCTGTTGGCAGCAGATTACTCAAGTTTGGGGGATATGATAACAAAGAATTGCTCCATAG GTTCACTTCCCAGTTTAAAGATGACATTAAAATACCTCGGGGATCTATCATAGAACTCTCCAGAGACCATGGCTACATACTTCACACAACAA ttgacGGAAAGGAAGTGGGAAGCATACAGAGCAAACTCTTATGCAGATCAATTCTGGACCTATATATTGGTGATGAGTCATTTGATCAGAAAGCCAAAGAAGATGTTGAGTCGAACTTGGCTTCTCTACTTCACAAGTAG